The Bacteroidales bacterium sequence ATTTTTATTACTTAAATCGATTTTTCGGTAAGTTTCAAAATCTAACTTTTGAAGCTGTGCTCTAAGCCATGCTATACCATATTGTTCAAATTGTAGGTTTAAACTATTACGCAACTCTAAATCGACATCAGGCATGTCGTCTATTCCTTTAATAACAGCATCTATATAAAGCCCAGAACCACCAACTAAAAAAACTATTTTTTGATTTTGAAATAATTGTTGCAATAATACATTAACCTCTTGTTCGTATTTGCTAACATTATAATATTCGTGTATAGATAAAAATTGTATAAAATAATGTTGAACTTTTAAAAGTTGTTCATTACTGGGTGGTGCAGTACCAATTTTTAATTCTTTATAAAACTGGCGGCTATCGGCACCAATAATACAAGTTTTAAAATACAGTGCTAATTCTATTGCAAGGTCTGTTTTACCAGCTCCTGTCGGACCGGTTAATACGACTAATAATGGTTTTTCTTGGCTAAAATAAGACATTTAAATATCATCATCATCGTCGTCGTCATCGGTATTTTCCTCCAAATCTAAATCTTCATCATCATCGTCATAAATTTCTTCTTCGTCTTCAAGACCTTCATCGAGTTCTTCATCATCAATATCTAAGTCAAATGGAGGTGCAATATCTTTATCAATAGGAACATCGGGTATATCGTCTAAATCATCGTCGAGTATGGGCAAGGGCTTATGAATTCGGGGCGAATCAAAATCGTCGTCATCGTCGTCGAATATACTACTCTTTTTTGTTGTTTTTTTACCAATTTGTGGAGGAATTTCTCCTTTAAAATCAGTACAAACAGGATAATACATATTGGGCGATTCGGGCTTTGTTTCTTCTAATTCAATTTTAAAACCTCGGTCGTTAACATAATCGAATACGTATATAAACTTTTGATGTGCATCTTTTACATATTCGCTCAAAACTGCATTTTCCATTGT is a genomic window containing:
- the miaA gene encoding tRNA (adenosine(37)-N6)-dimethylallyltransferase MiaA: MSYFSQEKPLLVVLTGPTGAGKTDLAIELALYFKTCIIGADSRQFYKELKIGTAPPSNEQLLKVQHYFIQFLSIHEYYNVSKYEQEVNVLLQQLFQNQKIVFLVGGSGLYIDAVIKGIDDMPDVDLELRNSLNLQFEQYGIAWLRAQLQKLDFETYRKIDLSNKNRILRAVEVCLQTGKPYSSFLKRQEKTRPYKILKIAIDIPREQLYQRINQRVDKMIKMGLIDEAQKFFKFKDLVALKTVGYKELFNYFEGKISQQEAIELIKSNTRKYARKQLTWFRRDKDYHWIGPSNMNFMIQLITQSIE